From a single Mycolicibacterium mengxianglii genomic region:
- a CDS encoding beta-propeller fold lactonase family protein — MTVGIGSLAAAEPASSEAHRLPAPHAMPANMLRSHLHRVPEKAAVVAESVIADETHTSDVTASSFAAKGQAAVGTGVITAMAANAFDGRLYVANYADDSVSVLDGYTLAVVSTIAGTPEPYALAVARGRAYVSTVVGAYDALAVTDAESVVATHSLADTVQDVVVDREGRYAYVARTGRGGADVAVINTATGAVNTVDLHSRSGEVANTLSISGDGRTLFVATTDQLSGRLVIVDTAQLRVVDALTVVEPIRGLAASHDGATVWVATDDATAHGLVDALDTRSHRLLASVEIGSAVKQLMLSAVGDRVYAVTDEAVVVVCANTYEVVDTIVTPWAPSCVAESVDGSRLYVAGFDGRVALYSVASTTPSLLARMATPEALAGPAARELARAGV, encoded by the coding sequence GTGACTGTAGGGATTGGCAGCCTCGCTGCGGCGGAGCCCGCATCCTCCGAGGCCCACCGACTGCCCGCGCCCCACGCCATGCCTGCGAACATGCTCCGGTCCCACCTGCACCGGGTGCCCGAGAAGGCGGCCGTCGTCGCCGAGTCCGTAATCGCCGACGAGACCCACACCAGCGACGTCACCGCCTCCAGCTTCGCCGCCAAGGGACAGGCGGCTGTCGGCACGGGTGTCATCACCGCGATGGCGGCCAACGCGTTCGACGGACGCCTGTACGTCGCGAACTATGCCGACGACAGCGTGTCGGTCCTCGACGGCTACACCCTCGCGGTGGTGTCCACCATCGCCGGCACGCCTGAGCCCTACGCGCTCGCGGTCGCCCGGGGTCGGGCCTACGTCAGCACTGTTGTCGGCGCTTACGACGCCCTGGCCGTCACCGATGCGGAATCGGTCGTGGCCACCCACTCGCTGGCTGACACCGTGCAGGATGTCGTGGTCGACCGTGAAGGCCGCTATGCCTACGTCGCCCGGACCGGCCGTGGCGGCGCTGACGTGGCAGTCATCAACACCGCGACCGGCGCCGTCAACACCGTTGATCTCCACAGCCGCTCCGGCGAGGTGGCCAACACCCTGAGCATCAGTGGCGACGGCCGAACCTTGTTCGTGGCCACCACCGATCAGCTCAGCGGCCGCCTCGTGATCGTCGACACCGCGCAACTGCGGGTGGTCGACGCCCTGACCGTGGTCGAGCCCATCCGTGGTCTGGCCGCCAGCCACGACGGTGCCACCGTCTGGGTGGCCACCGACGACGCGACGGCGCACGGTCTGGTGGATGCGCTGGACACCCGTTCGCACCGACTGCTGGCGTCCGTCGAAATCGGTAGTGCGGTAAAGCAATTGATGCTCAGTGCCGTGGGTGACCGGGTTTACGCCGTCACCGATGAAGCCGTCGTCGTGGTGTGTGCCAACACCTACGAGGTCGTCGACACCATCGTCACTCCCTGGGCGCCGTCCTGCGTGGCGGAAAGCGTCGACGGGTCCCGCCTGTATGTGGCCGGGTTCGACGGACGGGTTGCGCTGTACTCCGTTGCGTCGACCACGCCGTCGCTGCTGGCGCGCATGGCCACTCCGGAAGCATTGGCAGGGCCCGCTGCCCGCGAGCTGGCGCGGGCAGGCGTCTGA
- a CDS encoding YnfA family protein, producing MVAKSVLLFVLAAVFEIGGAWLVWQGVREHRGWLWMGLGIAALGIYGFVATLQPDANFGRILAAYGGVFVAGSLAWGMVADGFRPDRWDVTGALVCLLGVAVIMYAPRGG from the coding sequence ATGGTTGCCAAATCGGTGCTGCTGTTCGTCTTGGCCGCGGTGTTCGAGATCGGTGGGGCCTGGCTGGTGTGGCAGGGCGTCCGGGAGCACCGTGGCTGGCTGTGGATGGGCCTGGGTATCGCCGCTCTGGGGATCTACGGGTTCGTCGCCACCCTGCAGCCCGACGCCAACTTCGGCCGCATCCTGGCCGCGTACGGCGGGGTCTTTGTCGCCGGTTCGCTCGCCTGGGGGATGGTGGCGGACGGGTTCCGGCCGGACCGGTGGGACGTGACGGGCGCGCTCGTCTGCCTCCTCGGCGTCGCGGTGATCATGTACGCCCCGCGGGGCGGGTGA
- a CDS encoding lipid-transfer protein produces MFLPMPNKVFVVGVGMTKFEKPGRREGWDYPQMAKESGTKALEDAGVDYRDIEQGYVGYVAGDSTCGQRALYELGMTGIPIVNVNNNCSTGSTALFLAAQAIRGGLADCVLALGFEKMQPGSLGGGADDRESPMMRHIVALNELDEMAFPVAPWMFGAAGREHMKKYGTTAEHFAKIGYKNHKHSVNNPYAQFQDEYSLDDILGARMISDPLTKLQCSPTSDGSGAAILASEDYVAKHDLAGQAVEIVGQAMTTDFASTFDGSARNIIGYDMNVQAAQQVYQQSGLGPADFQVIELHDCFSANELLLYEALGLCGEGEAPELIDNNDTTYGGRWVVNPSGGLISKGHPLGATGLAQCAELTWQLRGTADKRQVDNVRAALQHNIGLGGAAVVTAYQRAQ; encoded by the coding sequence ATGTTTCTGCCCATGCCTAACAAAGTGTTCGTGGTCGGCGTCGGTATGACGAAGTTCGAGAAACCCGGCCGCCGCGAGGGTTGGGACTACCCCCAGATGGCCAAGGAGTCCGGCACCAAGGCGCTCGAGGACGCCGGCGTCGACTACCGCGACATCGAGCAGGGCTACGTCGGTTACGTCGCCGGGGACTCCACCTGTGGTCAGCGGGCGCTCTACGAACTCGGCATGACCGGCATCCCGATCGTCAACGTCAACAACAACTGCTCGACGGGCTCGACCGCGCTGTTCCTGGCGGCGCAGGCAATCCGCGGCGGGTTGGCCGACTGTGTGCTGGCGCTCGGCTTCGAGAAGATGCAGCCCGGGTCTCTCGGCGGCGGGGCCGACGATCGCGAGTCACCGATGATGCGCCACATCGTCGCCCTCAACGAACTCGACGAGATGGCGTTCCCGGTGGCGCCGTGGATGTTCGGGGCCGCCGGGCGTGAGCACATGAAGAAGTACGGCACCACCGCCGAACACTTCGCCAAAATCGGTTACAAGAACCACAAGCATTCGGTGAACAACCCGTACGCGCAGTTCCAGGACGAGTACTCCCTCGACGACATCCTCGGGGCCCGGATGATCTCGGACCCGTTGACCAAGCTGCAGTGCTCCCCCACCTCGGACGGCTCCGGCGCGGCGATCCTGGCCAGCGAGGATTATGTCGCCAAGCATGACCTCGCCGGCCAGGCCGTGGAGATCGTCGGGCAGGCCATGACCACCGACTTCGCGAGCACGTTCGACGGGAGCGCTCGTAACATCATCGGCTACGACATGAATGTGCAAGCCGCCCAACAGGTTTACCAACAATCAGGGCTGGGGCCCGCCGATTTTCAGGTGATCGAGCTGCACGACTGCTTCTCGGCCAACGAACTGCTGCTCTACGAAGCGCTGGGGCTGTGCGGTGAAGGTGAGGCACCCGAGCTGATCGACAACAATGACACCACCTATGGCGGGCGCTGGGTGGTCAACCCGTCGGGCGGGCTGATCTCGAAGGGTCATCCGCTGGGCGCCACCGGCTTGGCGCAGTGCGCCGAGCTGACCTGGCAGCTGCGCGGCACCGCAGACAAGCGTCAGGTCGACAATGTCCGTGCTGCACTGCAGCACAACATCGGGCTGGGCGGGGCGGCCGTCGTCACCGCCTATCAACGCGCCCAATAA
- a CDS encoding NAD(P)H-dependent amine dehydrogenase family protein has translation MALRVVQWATGGVGVAAIKGVLEHPDLELAGCWVHSDAKNGKDVGELIGTGPLGVTTTNNLDEILALDADAVIYAPLLPNPDEVAALLRSGKNVVTPVGWVYPSERQGAALSAAGVEGNATLHGTGIAPGGISEKFPLLLSVMSTGVTYVRAEEFSDLRTYLAPDVVRHVMGFGDSPEKALSGPMQKLLDGGFIQSVRMIVDEMGFNADPTVRATQEVAVATAPVDSPIGVIEPGQVAGRKFHWEALVDGSPVVRVTVNWLMGTENLDPAWDFGPEGQRYEMEVRGNPAFTMTIKGFQSEYGEDDDGVEAGVVATAAHCVNSIPAVCAAKPGIATYFDLPLFAAKAAAHLARP, from the coding sequence GTGGCGCTCAGGGTCGTGCAATGGGCAACCGGAGGCGTGGGAGTCGCGGCCATCAAAGGCGTACTCGAGCACCCCGATCTCGAATTGGCCGGGTGCTGGGTGCATTCAGACGCCAAGAACGGCAAGGACGTCGGCGAGTTGATCGGCACCGGCCCATTGGGGGTGACGACGACGAACAACCTCGACGAAATCCTCGCCCTGGACGCCGACGCGGTGATCTATGCCCCGTTACTGCCCAACCCCGACGAGGTGGCGGCACTGCTACGTTCCGGCAAGAACGTCGTCACGCCCGTCGGTTGGGTGTACCCCAGTGAGCGGCAGGGCGCAGCGCTGTCCGCGGCCGGAGTCGAAGGCAATGCCACGCTGCACGGCACCGGGATCGCGCCCGGCGGGATCAGTGAGAAATTCCCGCTCCTGTTGTCGGTGATGTCGACCGGGGTGACCTATGTGCGCGCCGAGGAATTCTCCGACCTGCGCACCTACCTGGCGCCCGACGTGGTGCGGCACGTGATGGGCTTCGGCGACAGCCCGGAGAAGGCACTGTCGGGCCCGATGCAGAAACTGCTCGACGGCGGCTTCATCCAGTCCGTGCGGATGATCGTCGACGAGATGGGCTTCAACGCCGATCCGACGGTGCGCGCCACCCAGGAGGTCGCGGTGGCCACCGCTCCTGTCGACTCGCCCATCGGCGTCATCGAGCCCGGACAGGTAGCGGGCCGGAAATTTCACTGGGAGGCTCTGGTCGACGGCAGCCCCGTCGTTCGGGTCACGGTCAACTGGTTGATGGGCACCGAAAATCTGGATCCTGCATGGGATTTCGGTCCCGAAGGTCAGCGCTACGAGATGGAGGTCAGGGGCAACCCGGCCTTCACCATGACCATCAAAGGTTTCCAATCCGAATACGGTGAGGATGATGACGGCGTGGAGGCGGGCGTGGTCGCCACCGCAGCACATTGTGTGAACTCGATCCCGGCGGTGTGCGCCGCCAAGCCCGGGATCGCCACCTATTTCGATTTGCCGCTGTTCGCGGCCAAGGCAGCAGCTCATCTGGCACGGCCGTAG
- a CDS encoding SRPBCC family protein: MTKSCVMSEARAIPVEPATAFHRTLVTPLPGLFRRRYGPIAPVTAVTGQVGEWGTVGQTRTVTQAGGGSMHEKLTLVDPPRVFGYTLSGITGPLAPLVDHIEGTWSFSPVGTGTEVVWRWEVYPKSSVAGVLMPVFARLWRGFARQSLEVLSDELVRT; encoded by the coding sequence ATGACGAAGTCGTGTGTCATGTCCGAGGCGCGGGCCATTCCCGTCGAACCGGCTACCGCGTTTCATCGCACGCTCGTGACGCCATTGCCCGGTCTGTTCCGTCGCCGCTATGGACCCATCGCCCCGGTCACAGCCGTCACCGGCCAGGTGGGTGAGTGGGGCACCGTCGGCCAGACGCGAACCGTCACGCAGGCCGGTGGCGGCAGCATGCACGAGAAGCTCACCCTCGTCGACCCGCCCCGGGTGTTCGGCTACACCCTGTCCGGAATCACCGGGCCGCTGGCACCATTGGTCGACCATATCGAGGGGACCTGGAGTTTCAGCCCGGTAGGCACCGGGACCGAGGTCGTGTGGCGGTGGGAGGTGTACCCGAAGTCGTCGGTGGCCGGCGTGCTGATGCCGGTGTTCGCCCGACTGTGGCGGGGCTTCGCCCGGCAATCGCTTGAGGTACTGTCGGACGAACTAGTGCGCACGTAA
- a CDS encoding flavin reductase family protein, translating into MPQSGAQGFEQLVGLLDYPIFVVTTRFEETRAGCVVGFTSQTSINPPRFLVGLSKHNFTFRVAQNASHLAVHLLERRSLELAKMFGGQTGDDIDKFARCDWHDGPEGMPILDDASAWFVGAITKRFDVGDHVGHLLEPIAGNAPDELTDLVTFSDVRDIEAGHDA; encoded by the coding sequence ATGCCGCAATCAGGAGCGCAAGGATTCGAGCAGCTGGTCGGGCTACTCGACTACCCGATATTCGTCGTGACCACCCGCTTCGAGGAGACCAGGGCCGGTTGCGTGGTGGGGTTCACCAGCCAAACCAGTATTAACCCGCCGCGTTTCCTGGTGGGGCTGTCCAAACACAATTTCACCTTCCGAGTCGCACAGAACGCCTCCCATCTGGCGGTGCACCTGTTGGAACGGCGTTCATTGGAGTTGGCCAAGATGTTCGGTGGCCAGACCGGTGACGACATCGACAAATTCGCGCGCTGCGATTGGCACGACGGACCCGAGGGCATGCCGATTCTCGACGACGCGTCGGCGTGGTTCGTCGGGGCCATCACAAAGCGCTTCGACGTGGGTGACCACGTCGGACACCTGCTGGAGCCAATCGCCGGCAATGCCCCCGACGAGCTCACCGACCTGGTCACGTTCTCCGATGTCCGCGACATCGAAGCCGGCCACGACGCATGA
- a CDS encoding pyrimidine reductase family protein, which translates to MTAPTEVVDVEELVEFYRDPPVGVRANMIFSADGAAAFGGRAGPLSCPLDQQLLKALRGLADVVLVGAGTARAENYGPVRLSDAQREWRAARGLADVPPIAVVSMTGNLPQSLFDPSAPAPILVTSAQAVARHHLSGERWQLLIAGDDTVAVSDAVQQLKSQGLQRILCEGGPTLLDSLVDEGLVDELCVTIAPRLAGGQPVGTRIQARLASPTALRLRHVVQHQDYLFLKYAR; encoded by the coding sequence ATGACCGCGCCGACCGAGGTCGTCGACGTCGAGGAACTGGTCGAGTTCTACCGTGACCCCCCGGTGGGGGTACGGGCCAACATGATCTTCAGCGCCGACGGTGCGGCGGCCTTCGGTGGCCGGGCAGGGCCGCTGTCGTGCCCACTGGATCAGCAATTGCTCAAGGCGTTACGCGGTTTGGCCGACGTGGTGCTCGTCGGGGCGGGGACGGCGCGGGCGGAGAATTACGGGCCCGTCCGGCTCAGCGACGCCCAGCGTGAGTGGCGGGCGGCCCGTGGGCTGGCAGACGTGCCACCGATCGCAGTGGTCAGCATGACCGGCAACCTGCCGCAGTCTCTGTTCGACCCGAGTGCCCCCGCGCCCATCCTGGTGACCAGCGCGCAGGCCGTGGCACGCCACCACCTCAGCGGCGAGCGCTGGCAGTTGTTGATCGCAGGGGACGACACTGTGGCGGTGTCGGACGCCGTTCAGCAGTTGAAAAGCCAGGGTCTGCAACGAATCCTGTGCGAGGGCGGCCCGACCCTGCTGGATTCACTCGTCGACGAAGGCCTGGTGGACGAACTCTGCGTGACGATCGCGCCGCGCCTGGCGGGTGGTCAGCCAGTGGGGACCCGGATCCAGGCGCGCCTCGCCTCACCCACTGCGCTGCGACTTCGCCATGTCGTCCAACATCAGGACTACCTGTTTTTGAAATACGCCCGCTGA
- a CDS encoding patatin-like phospholipase family protein has product MTMTRGLVLAGGGLAGIAWETGLLLGIADEFPDAADTVLRSDVLVGTSAGSAVSAQISSGVGLQELFDRQIAGTVREIDPGVGIDEITELFVTAMMTPGAGKEQKLQRIGAVAAAADTVAESVRRQVIADRLPSHDWPDRVLRLTGIDIETGELAVFDRNSGVPLVDAVAASCAVPGVWPPVTIAGHRYMDGGVASMVNMAVASDCDAVLVLVPSGENSPSPFGDGAAAEVKAFPAPTLAVFADDDALAAFGPNPLDPQCRTPSALAGRAQGRRCAAAVAEFLAG; this is encoded by the coding sequence ATGACCATGACGCGAGGACTCGTGTTGGCCGGTGGCGGCTTGGCCGGCATTGCTTGGGAAACCGGCCTGCTGCTCGGCATCGCCGACGAATTTCCCGACGCCGCCGACACCGTGCTCCGCAGTGACGTACTGGTGGGCACATCGGCCGGATCGGCGGTCTCGGCGCAGATCAGCAGCGGGGTCGGACTGCAGGAACTGTTCGACCGTCAGATCGCCGGAACGGTCCGGGAAATCGACCCCGGCGTCGGCATCGACGAGATCACCGAACTGTTCGTGACGGCCATGATGACCCCTGGCGCCGGCAAAGAGCAGAAGCTGCAGCGCATCGGGGCCGTCGCGGCGGCTGCGGACACCGTGGCCGAATCGGTGCGCAGGCAGGTGATCGCCGACCGACTGCCGTCCCACGACTGGCCGGACCGGGTGCTGCGGTTGACGGGCATCGACATCGAGACCGGCGAACTGGCCGTCTTCGACCGCAACTCCGGTGTCCCGCTGGTGGACGCCGTCGCGGCCAGTTGCGCGGTGCCCGGTGTGTGGCCGCCGGTGACCATTGCCGGCCATCGCTACATGGACGGCGGGGTCGCAAGCATGGTCAACATGGCGGTGGCGTCCGATTGCGATGCCGTGCTGGTCCTGGTGCCTTCCGGAGAGAATTCGCCGTCACCGTTCGGCGACGGCGCGGCAGCGGAGGTCAAAGCCTTCCCGGCACCGACGCTGGCGGTCTTCGCCGACGACGACGCGCTGGCGGCCTTCGGCCCCAATCCGCTGGACCCGCAATGCCGCACGCCGTCGGCGCTCGCGGGCCGGGCGCAGGGCCGGCGCTGCGCGGCCGCGGTCGCGGAGTTCCTGGCCGGCTAA
- a CDS encoding patatin-like phospholipase family protein, whose translation MRVALCLGSGGARGYAHIGVINEVLERGHDIVGISGSSMGALVGGVYAAGKLDEYTDWATSLTQRAVLRLLDPSISAAGVLRAEKILDAVREILGDVAIEDLPIPFTAVATDLIAGKSVWLQRGAADAAIRASIAIPGMISPYVLDGRLLADGGILDSLPMAPISAVNADLTIAISLAGEVPRPPTDGTEPKVGTEWLNRMWRSTSALLDTRAARTVLDTPSARSVLSRFATSSDDELVDADKESPAPKLGSFEVMNRTIDIAQSALARHTLAAYPPDLLIEVPRTACRTLEFHRAAEMIEVGRELATTALDSLHRPAVESPA comes from the coding sequence ATGCGGGTGGCGCTGTGCCTTGGTAGCGGTGGGGCGCGCGGCTACGCCCACATCGGGGTCATCAATGAAGTGCTCGAACGTGGCCATGACATCGTCGGCATCTCAGGGTCGTCGATGGGCGCCCTGGTGGGTGGCGTCTACGCGGCAGGCAAGCTGGACGAGTACACCGACTGGGCGACCTCGCTGACCCAACGGGCGGTGCTGCGCCTGTTGGACCCGTCCATCAGCGCGGCCGGGGTACTGCGCGCGGAGAAGATCCTCGACGCCGTGCGGGAGATCCTGGGGGATGTCGCCATCGAAGACCTGCCCATCCCGTTCACCGCGGTGGCCACCGATCTGATCGCCGGTAAATCGGTGTGGCTGCAGCGCGGCGCCGCGGACGCGGCGATCCGCGCGTCCATCGCCATTCCCGGAATGATCAGCCCGTACGTGCTCGACGGACGATTGCTCGCCGACGGCGGGATCCTCGACTCGTTGCCGATGGCGCCGATCTCAGCAGTGAACGCCGACCTGACGATCGCCATCAGCTTGGCGGGCGAGGTCCCGCGGCCCCCGACCGACGGCACCGAACCCAAAGTGGGCACCGAGTGGCTGAACCGGATGTGGCGCAGCACCTCGGCCCTGTTGGACACCCGGGCAGCGCGAACCGTGCTCGACACCCCGTCGGCGCGCTCGGTGCTCAGCCGGTTCGCCACGTCGAGCGACGACGAGCTCGTCGATGCTGACAAGGAATCCCCGGCACCGAAGTTGGGCAGCTTCGAGGTGATGAACCGGACGATCGACATCGCGCAGTCCGCCCTCGCCCGCCACACCCTGGCCGCCTATCCACCCGACTTGCTGATCGAGGTTCCTCGAACCGCTTGTCGCACACTCGAATTCCATCGTGCCGCCGAGATGATCGAGGTCGGGCGCGAGCTGGCGACGACAGCGCTGGACTCGCTGCACCGGCCGGCGGTGGAATCGCCGGCTTAG
- a CDS encoding VOC family protein produces MGVIGKLRSVVVDCKNPRLLAAFYAEVLGGEADVEDETWAVVTDPQGHRLAFQLAPEHEPPAFPDRRGSQQFHLDIEVDDVDDAEATVLALGATRVTDAPGEDDFRVFRDPAGHTFCLVFNT; encoded by the coding sequence ATGGGCGTGATCGGAAAACTTCGCTCCGTTGTGGTCGACTGCAAGAATCCGCGCCTACTCGCCGCCTTCTACGCCGAGGTACTCGGCGGTGAGGCCGATGTCGAGGACGAGACGTGGGCCGTGGTGACCGACCCGCAGGGTCACCGCCTGGCGTTCCAGCTGGCTCCCGAGCATGAGCCGCCGGCATTTCCGGACCGCCGCGGATCCCAGCAGTTCCACCTCGACATCGAAGTCGACGACGTCGACGACGCCGAAGCGACGGTGCTCGCGCTGGGCGCCACCCGGGTGACGGACGCGCCCGGGGAGGACGACTTCCGGGTGTTCCGCGATCCGGCAGGGCACACCTTCTGCTTGGTGTTCAACACCTAG
- a CDS encoding lipoprotein LpqV produces MRRYLNRPVRRSAVAAATILVAVTGCSSTDSGDQAADTSAPASPSSTAFSEPPPLPEEPTPPGSVGVSPGGVTTKVDVPADATESQYGQACRAAKLWMTDKPGDPPALAEAYLKELQTPGVVGPGTFDTPWAQLTPAQQAAVVLAVNGAANDECG; encoded by the coding sequence ATGCGCAGGTACCTCAACCGCCCGGTGCGACGCAGCGCCGTGGCCGCCGCAACGATTCTGGTGGCCGTCACCGGCTGCTCTTCGACCGACAGTGGCGACCAGGCCGCCGATACTTCAGCCCCCGCATCCCCCTCGAGCACCGCCTTCTCGGAGCCGCCCCCGCTGCCCGAGGAGCCGACGCCCCCGGGTTCGGTGGGGGTCTCCCCCGGCGGTGTCACCACCAAGGTCGATGTGCCCGCCGATGCCACAGAATCGCAGTACGGCCAGGCCTGCCGGGCCGCGAAGCTCTGGATGACGGACAAGCCCGGCGATCCACCCGCGCTGGCGGAGGCATACCTCAAGGAACTGCAGACCCCCGGCGTGGTCGGGCCCGGCACGTTCGACACACCGTGGGCGCAATTGACGCCGGCCCAGCAGGCCGCGGTGGTGCTGGCTGTCAACGGCGCGGCAAACGACGAGTGCGGATGA
- a CDS encoding cysteine dioxygenase → MTAVAPSFLPATDVPSVSGPTRLRLPDLLHATDRTANDVLEGRYDHLLPPGGVPTDRRWFTRVHGDDELDVWLISWVPGHATELHDHGGSLGALTLLTGALDEFRWDRDQLRRRRIEAGDQAAFPLGWVHDVVWAPSFTVDSAPEPTLSVHAYSPPLTAMSYYEVTERSTLRRQRTELTDKPESE, encoded by the coding sequence ATGACTGCCGTCGCGCCTTCTTTCCTGCCTGCAACCGACGTCCCCTCCGTCTCCGGACCGACCCGGCTGCGCCTGCCTGACCTGTTGCACGCCACCGACCGCACCGCCAACGACGTCCTCGAGGGGCGCTACGACCATCTGCTCCCGCCGGGGGGCGTGCCCACCGACCGGCGCTGGTTCACCCGCGTGCATGGTGACGACGAACTCGACGTCTGGCTGATCAGTTGGGTGCCCGGACACGCCACCGAGTTGCACGACCATGGTGGTTCGCTCGGCGCGCTCACGCTGCTCACCGGTGCCCTCGACGAATTCCGTTGGGACAGAGATCAATTGCGTCGCCGTCGTATTGAGGCCGGCGATCAGGCCGCATTCCCGCTCGGCTGGGTGCACGACGTGGTGTGGGCCCCCTCGTTCACCGTCGACTCCGCCCCGGAACCCACACTGTCGGTGCACGCGTACTCACCTCCGCTGACGGCGATGTCCTACTACGAGGTGACCGAGCGCAGCACACTACGTCGCCAGCGCACCGAACTCACCGACAAGCCGGAATCCGAATGA
- a CDS encoding rhodanese-like domain-containing protein: MSRIDTLLDAARARLQRMPAAEVPAALHRGALLVDIRPAAQRAQEGEVGELPGETLVIERNVLEWRCDPTSDARLPQATGDDVEWVILCSEGYTSSLAAAALQDLGLHRATDVIGGYHALVAAGVLEPA; this comes from the coding sequence ATGAGCCGCATCGACACCCTGCTCGACGCCGCCCGCGCCCGGCTACAGCGGATGCCGGCAGCCGAAGTTCCCGCCGCGTTGCACCGGGGCGCACTGCTGGTCGACATCCGGCCGGCCGCCCAGCGCGCGCAGGAGGGCGAGGTGGGCGAGCTCCCCGGAGAGACCCTGGTCATCGAACGCAACGTGCTCGAGTGGCGGTGCGACCCCACCAGCGATGCCCGGCTGCCGCAGGCCACCGGCGATGACGTCGAATGGGTGATCCTGTGCTCGGAGGGCTACACCTCCAGCTTGGCCGCGGCGGCGTTGCAGGATCTCGGCCTGCACCGGGCCACCGACGTGATCGGCGGCTACCACGCGCTGGTGGCGGCCGGCGTGCTCGAACCCGCCTGA